The genomic DNA ACgaccagagagacacacagagaaccattgaggacagagagaaagagggcacCACAGAGGGTGCAACAGGCACACTACAGAGGGCACCACAGAGGGCACTACCGAGGGCACCACAGAGGGCACACTACAGAGGGCACCACAGAGGGCACACTACAGAGGGCACACTACAGAGGGCACCACAGAGGGCACACTACAGAGGGCACCACAGAGGGCACACTACAGAGGGCACCACAGAGGGCACACTACAGAGggcacactacagagggtacaacAGAGGGTACCACAAAGGGCACTACAGAGGGCACACTACAGAGGGCACACTACAGAGGGCACACTACAGAGGGCACACTACAGAGGGCACCAAAGAGGGCACCACAGAGGGCACACTACAGAGGGCACCACAGAGGGAACACTACAGAGGGCACCAAAGAGGGCACACCACAGAGGGTACCACAGAGGGCACACTACAGAAGGCACCACAGAGGGCACACTACAGAGGGCACCACAGAGGGCACACTACAGAGGGCACACTACAGAGGGCACACTACAGAGGGCACACTACAGAGGGCACCACAGAGGGCACCACAGAGGGTACAACAGAGGGCACTACAGACGGTACAACAGAGGGCACTACAGAGGGCACACTACAGAGGGCACACTACAGAGGGCACCACAGAGGGCACACTACAGAGGGCACACTACAGAGGGCACCACAGAGGGCACTACAGAGGGCACACTACAGAGGGCACACTACAGAGggcacactacagagggtaccACAGAGGACACTACAGAGggcacactacagagggtacactacagagggtacaacAGAGGGCACCACAGAGGGTACCACAGAGGGCACACTACAGAGggcacactacagagggtacattACAGAGGGTACATTACAGAGGGCACTACAGGGGGCACACAACAGAGggcacactacagagggtacattACAGAGGGTACCACAGAGGGCACACTACAGAGggcacactacagagggtaccACAGAGGGCACCatagagggtacactacagagggtaccacagagggcacactacagagggtacactacagtgGGCACACTACAGAGGGCACCACTGCAGGCACACTACAGAGGGCACCCCTGACTTGCTTCCAGCAAACAGTACCACACATCTATAGAGATTAGAGATAACTGGATACCAGTGTAAACATGACACATTCTAGACAAGGATCAGGGCACAGAAATCCCAGAGGTCACTGAGGTCAAAGAGGGCACACTACAGAGAGgtcaaagagagacagagatggccagAGATGGCACCGGGAACCTACCACTCCATCCCGGCACGGTTGATGTCGTCCCACCAGCACTCTGTGGGATGCCCCAGGGTGGTGGGAGTCTGCTGGCACTCGAAGGTCCAGAGGCGGTCGGACCCCTCCTTCTCACTGAAGACACTCTGCAGGGCCACCAGTACCTCTCCGTGAGGACATTGGAAGTTGAACCCCTGGCGGAAGGTGTggatccaggggacagagcggtcGATATGGCTCTCCATACGGTTCTCATACTCCTGGCCTGCCACGGTGGCTAGAAGGGCCAGAGCCCACAACAACAGCACTGGTCCTGGAGTCATCCTGCCTGTCACCAAGCTTGTGAGCAAAGGCTTAATGTGAGCGAAGCCTGGGCGTCCGAGAGGCTCTGAGCTGGGTCTGAGCTGGGTCTGTGCTGATCgcagacaaagagagagcgagagaaagactgTCTGCTCTGGCCCGCTCCTCTCTGCTCCACCGCAGCAGTCTGGCTCCAGATGTGTTATAAGTTATCCAAATCCAGAACTGATGTGTAATTTGCAGCTCCCATGACAGTTTGATTGGACTGGGATTCACGTTGACTTTCTGTTAAGGTCGACTTTCAGAAAAACTCCACAGTGTTGATTGCAGAGATTAAGGGGTGCACCTTAAGAAATAAAATGCTGTTTGTAAATGATTCAGGACCATGATGTAAAGTGATGCATCATGTAATTCAAATATTAGTGCTGTGTCTTGGCTGCctctagagcagggttcttcagttccggtcctggagggccgaaacacttctgttttttatttctacctggtagttaattgcactcacctggtgtcccaggtctgaattagcccctgattagaaggaggggatgaaaaacagaggtgtctcggccctccaggaccggattTGAAGAACCCTGCCTCTAGAGAGTTCTAATTTAACACAACTAGTTTGACAGGACATTGGCCAGTTCAAAATGTTTTGGTCATTGTACTCACCTGTCATTTTTGGGGTTTCGCTCAAACTTTTCTAACTTCATGCAGTAAAAATTATCTGGATTGGAAAGTCCCCCAGTGTGTATTGAAGTTTTTATTCCGTTCTGTAGCCAATGGAAACACTGAGCAATAACAAACACGCAATATGTTATGAAAAAGTATCCACATATTCTATGCTGTTTACATTATACAAAGAGAGGGAATTAGAGGCTTTACAAACATCTATTTCAGTTTATGACAGACAATGTCATATGGGACGAACTGCATTCTAATTCAGCTGGGGGCTCTTCAAGTTCATGAGAACTGGCAATAAAGGAGGACTGCAAAACAAACAGCAGAATTTCCACAGCTCTCCCGCCCCTGTGAAAACAGAATGTTCTTGTAAAAGAGGtgaggaaagagagcgagagagagtggagagagcgaaagagacaaagagagagagtgagagtgagagtgagagagagagagagagagagagagagagagagagagagagagagagagagagagagagagagagagagagagagagagagacagagacagagacagagagacagagagagggagagagagagagagagagagagggagacagagagagagagacagagagagagagagagagagagagagagagagagagagagagagggagagagggagagagagagagaaagagagacatttGGCTGTGAACAAATTAAATTAGATCTATCATGAAGCAGCCACAAAAGCAGATTcatgcaaaataaaaaacagttaTAATTCTAGTTCTAATTTGAAACCTCAAAAGGAGAAATGATTTGATGCCAAATGCAATCTTATAAGGAAAACATTTAGATCTTTATCAAATGGAAAACATCACCAACCACAAGATAGAGAGGTTTGGCACATGTGACACATTgaaagaatacaaaaaaaaactAAGATGGAAGAAACGGAAGCATTTTGAGAACACTCTGAAAGAGATTGAAGACTCCATTGATGGAAACCAGTTCTGGGAGCAATGCAATGGTCTGAATGGAAAACAGAGGAATGACCTAGCCATTCAAAATGGCAACATTTGGAAAGAACACTTTGAAAGTCTATATGGAATATTAACATCAGAAGACCTTACTTTGCCTCCTGAGAGGCGCAGCGgtctagaggcgtcactacagaccctggtttgagcaaaggctgtgtcgcagccggccacgaccgggagacccatgaggcgacgcataacgtcgtctgggttaggggagggtttggccggccgggatgtcccaTTGCGCTTTAGTGACtctttgtggcgggccgggcccATGCACGCTGACTacggtcgccagctgtacagtgtttcctccaacacattggtgcggctgacttccgggttaagcgagcagtgtgtcaagaagcagtgcggcttggcggtgTGGTGTTtcggagttgcagcgatgggacaagactgtaactaccaaattgatatcatgaaattggggaaaAAAAGGGGTAGAaagtacaaaaaataaaaaagaccTTACTTTAAACCAAAAAAACATGCTCCCTAGAACACACAATTAAAAACAACCAGAACCCTATTGACTTCCAAATTACACAGGCTGAACTTTCGAATAAAATACAAAGCCTTAAACCTGGAAAGGTATTTGGCCCTGACAGCATCAGGAATGAAACGCTTAAACACAGTACTCCTGAGCTGCAGGATGGCTTATTAAAACTATTCAACCTGGTTTTGGAGAGTGGCTGCTTCCCTGATATTTGGAACCAGGGGCTCATAacccccatatacagtggggaaaaaaagtatttagtcagccaccaattgtgcaaattctcccacttaaaaagatgagagaggcctgtaattttcatcataggtacacgtcaactatgacagacaaattgagagagaaaaaatccagaaaatcacattgtaggatttttcatgaatttatttgcaaattatggtggaaaataagtatttggtcacctacaaacaagcaagatttctggctctcacagacctgtaacttcttctttaagaggctcctcttgtcctccactcgttacctgtattaatggcacctgtttgaacttgttatcagtataaaagacacctgtccacaacctcaaacagtcacactccaaactccactatggccaagaccaaagagctgtcaaaggacaccagaaacaaaattgtagacctgcactaggctgggaagactgaatctgcaataggtaagcagcttggtttgaagaaatcaactgtgggagcaattattaggaaatggaagacatacaagcccactgataatctccctcgatctggggctccacgcaagatctcaccccgtggggtcaaaatgatcacaagaacggtgagcaaaaatcccagaactacacggggggacctagtgaatgacctgcagagagctgggaccaaagtaacaaagcctaccatcagtaacacactacgccgccagggactcaaatcctgcagtgccagacgtgtccccctgcttaagccagtacatgtccaggcccgtctgaagtttgctagagtccatttggatgatccagaagaggattgggagaatgtcatatggtcagatgaaaccaaaatagaactttttggtaaaaactcaacttgtcgtgttttggaggactaagaatgctgagttgcatcc from Coregonus clupeaformis isolate EN_2021a chromosome 11, ASM2061545v1, whole genome shotgun sequence includes the following:
- the dpt gene encoding dermatopontin, with protein sequence MTPGPVLLLWALALLATVAGQEYENRMESHIDRSVPWIHTFRQGFNFQCPHGEVLVALQSVFSEKEGSDRLWTFECQQTPTTLGHPTECWWDDINRAGMEWSSTCTNNGLVAGVMSKYFEPVLDREWSFYCCRYSRRCPYSCWKSMEVPGQYREEGEFVIPSYGYFIRGAQTTFDGVLRDRQWKYIVCRMTDFDCEFENL